Proteins encoded in a region of the Psychromicrobium lacuslunae genome:
- a CDS encoding glycoside hydrolase family 2 protein, protein MPEPSDDLLSAAHWTLIRTPIDLVSSPQELAAADSSLLTRLPCRVPGTAAAAWRDAFGLAAALDLDTDAWDWWFLGRFSGPNESLPLSFESAGIASYATVWLDDQAVASSSGAFDELSASLELSPGQHEIAIHCRSLSSVPVPSKPRGRWRSALVSNNTLRWHRTQLLGHIRWHGTAKTVGPWAPLRLRPSPTFQVRKVLSTLLGDSNQAEQADGEVSVGLVTRQATSLTASVRDSAGQEVASQLFDAPASAGLVFKLSVPNPQRWFPHTHGTPEIYRLSISDGETTENFDLGFRSVQLNGADGAFELSVNGRAVFCRGAVWQPLDPLSLNGSASDYRAAIASMASAGINMLRISGTGSYEQPAFYQECDRQGVMVWHDLMLATFDPPEDAAWLQHFEAESRRWLQRLAGHPALTVLSGGNETEQQPTLWGLPAEARGMTVIDRLIPELVAEELPAAVHLSSSPSGGSSPVEIRQGVSHYFGVGAYKLPLSDARTSNVRFAAECLAFANPPEPSAVEHWFPGLTEAAELPREWQRGIASDPGAKWTFEDTTAHYAEQFFGAEPMASPARRMDLHRAASHQAIYRSLIEWRRPASSCRGAIVLSARDFTPGAGWGITDSSGRPKAAWYAVKAASSSTTLTIVPEQLNGLDLHLFHDGPTTLEGTVVLTVSSVSGVEVGRSEFPFSLPAASAQHWAVDPLLGGFRDLDYVWKFGEREYDCLTAVLLDTKGRELSRTVQLLGGIQRSREDVGLEAKVIDQEWLEVRTKKLATFVALDLADHHPEDNYFHLAAGDTRRIRCLAINPEKSAQINGTVRALNDLAASWPIRSADSTSKGNSR, encoded by the coding sequence ATGCCTGAACCGTCAGATGACCTCCTCTCAGCGGCGCACTGGACCCTGATTCGCACCCCGATTGATCTGGTCAGCAGTCCCCAAGAGCTGGCTGCCGCCGATAGCAGCCTGCTCACCAGGCTGCCTTGCCGGGTGCCCGGCACAGCCGCTGCGGCCTGGCGAGATGCCTTCGGTCTAGCAGCAGCGCTAGATTTGGATACCGATGCCTGGGATTGGTGGTTCCTCGGGCGTTTTTCAGGGCCAAACGAAAGCCTGCCGCTAAGCTTCGAGTCTGCGGGCATCGCTAGTTACGCCACGGTGTGGCTTGACGATCAGGCAGTTGCCAGCAGCAGCGGCGCTTTCGACGAGCTATCGGCCAGCCTGGAACTGTCACCCGGCCAGCATGAGATCGCCATCCACTGCCGCTCACTTTCCTCGGTGCCGGTCCCGAGCAAACCGCGGGGCCGTTGGCGGAGCGCTCTGGTATCAAACAACACCTTGCGATGGCACCGGACTCAGCTACTCGGTCACATTCGCTGGCACGGCACTGCTAAAACCGTTGGCCCTTGGGCGCCACTGCGTCTGCGGCCCAGCCCGACGTTCCAGGTGCGCAAGGTGCTTAGCACTTTGCTGGGCGACAGCAACCAAGCCGAGCAAGCCGACGGCGAGGTCAGCGTCGGGCTCGTGACCCGGCAAGCCACTAGCCTGACCGCTTCAGTCCGGGACTCCGCCGGGCAGGAAGTTGCAAGCCAGCTGTTCGATGCGCCGGCCAGCGCAGGCCTGGTGTTTAAACTCTCGGTGCCAAATCCACAGCGCTGGTTCCCGCACACCCACGGGACGCCCGAAATCTATAGACTCTCGATTTCCGATGGCGAAACCACCGAAAACTTTGACCTCGGCTTCCGGAGCGTACAGCTCAATGGGGCCGACGGTGCTTTCGAGTTGAGCGTCAACGGCAGGGCGGTGTTCTGCCGCGGCGCAGTCTGGCAACCTCTCGACCCCTTGAGTCTGAACGGCAGCGCTAGCGATTACCGAGCGGCAATCGCGTCAATGGCGAGTGCCGGGATCAATATGCTCCGAATTAGCGGCACCGGGAGCTACGAGCAACCAGCTTTTTATCAAGAATGTGACCGACAAGGAGTGATGGTCTGGCACGATTTGATGCTGGCCACCTTCGACCCGCCCGAGGACGCTGCCTGGCTGCAACATTTCGAGGCCGAGAGTCGGCGCTGGTTGCAGCGCCTCGCCGGGCATCCGGCACTGACGGTGCTAAGCGGTGGCAACGAAACTGAGCAACAGCCCACGCTCTGGGGGTTACCCGCCGAGGCGCGTGGCATGACGGTGATCGACCGGCTAATTCCCGAGCTAGTCGCGGAGGAACTGCCCGCCGCGGTGCATCTCTCGTCAAGCCCGAGCGGCGGCTCTAGTCCGGTCGAGATCAGGCAAGGAGTGAGTCACTATTTTGGTGTCGGCGCCTACAAATTGCCGCTCTCGGACGCACGTACTTCGAATGTCCGTTTTGCTGCCGAGTGTCTGGCTTTCGCTAACCCGCCCGAACCGTCTGCGGTGGAACACTGGTTCCCGGGGCTCACCGAGGCCGCCGAGTTACCGCGAGAATGGCAGCGCGGGATTGCCAGCGACCCCGGGGCGAAGTGGACCTTTGAAGACACCACGGCGCACTACGCCGAGCAATTCTTCGGCGCCGAGCCGATGGCATCCCCCGCCCGTCGAATGGACCTGCACCGCGCAGCCAGTCATCAGGCGATCTATCGCAGCCTGATCGAATGGCGTCGGCCAGCTTCGTCTTGCCGGGGCGCCATTGTGCTCTCGGCGCGGGACTTTACCCCCGGCGCAGGGTGGGGCATCACGGACAGCTCGGGCAGGCCGAAGGCAGCCTGGTATGCGGTCAAAGCCGCCAGCAGCAGCACCACGCTCACCATTGTCCCCGAACAACTCAATGGCCTTGATCTGCATCTATTCCACGATGGACCAACGACCCTTGAGGGCACTGTGGTACTCACCGTGAGTTCGGTCTCTGGAGTGGAGGTCGGACGAAGCGAATTCCCCTTCAGCTTGCCAGCCGCCAGCGCTCAACACTGGGCGGTCGACCCCCTGCTGGGCGGCTTCAGGGACTTGGATTATGTCTGGAAATTCGGCGAACGTGAATACGACTGTCTCACCGCAGTGCTGCTGGACACCAAGGGCCGAGAGCTGAGTCGTACCGTCCAGCTGCTGGGCGGAATCCAGCGCAGCCGCGAAGATGTGGGCCTGGAAGCGAAAGTAATCGATCAAGAGTGGCTTGAGGTGCGAACCAAAAAGCTGGCAACCTTTGTGGCGCTTGATTTAGCGGACCACCATCCCGAAGACAACTATTTCCATCTCGCCGCGGGTGATACCCGACGAATCCGTTGCCTAGCCATCAACCCTGAGAAATCAGCGCAGATCAACGGCACGGTGCGAGCACTCAATGATTTGGCAGCAAGCTGGCCGATACGATCAGCTGACAGCACCTCGAAAGGAAACTCTCGATGA
- a CDS encoding DUF1839 family protein, whose protein sequence is MNTPRQPQNPIAQLSELRPESFQPHPVHGAESDWSNTNCYLDVWVEVLNSLGLDPIPALASAFSAEFVGDQWEFLKVRSEDLELLYGIRFGEYDTWKPLREHLVTQLQAGNLAIVEVDAYYLPDTAGVSYHQQHSKTSITPIKLDLRAAELIYFHNGGLYQLANEDFEHTIGAAAETGFVPRPYLDLIRLDGLRQLQAADFQRAARTVLRAHLARRERSTQSDPMGLLVEYVQSQQETVAELGLEHFHQFSFATTRQAGLTAMFAAELARWFARTEKSAAGQQLLAEAANAFSECSGSAKKLQFQLARVAAGRHPDLQASGSTMQRSWQHGMRLVQQWDALDA, encoded by the coding sequence GTGAACACCCCGCGCCAACCACAAAATCCTATTGCCCAGCTTTCCGAGCTACGCCCGGAAAGCTTTCAGCCGCACCCGGTTCACGGCGCTGAGTCAGATTGGTCAAACACCAACTGTTATCTGGACGTTTGGGTTGAGGTGCTCAATTCACTAGGCCTCGATCCCATCCCAGCCTTAGCCTCAGCCTTCAGCGCCGAATTCGTCGGCGATCAGTGGGAATTCCTGAAAGTGCGCTCCGAGGATCTGGAGTTGCTCTACGGGATCCGTTTTGGCGAATACGACACCTGGAAACCGCTGCGAGAGCATCTAGTCACTCAACTACAAGCCGGGAACCTGGCAATTGTTGAGGTCGACGCCTACTACCTACCGGACACCGCGGGAGTCTCCTACCATCAGCAACACAGTAAGACCTCGATCACGCCGATCAAGCTAGATCTCAGGGCAGCTGAGCTGATTTATTTCCATAATGGCGGCTTGTACCAACTGGCGAATGAGGACTTTGAGCACACCATCGGCGCTGCCGCCGAGACCGGCTTCGTACCACGCCCCTACCTGGATCTGATCCGACTCGACGGCCTGCGCCAACTTCAGGCTGCGGATTTCCAGCGGGCGGCGCGAACCGTGCTCAGGGCTCATTTAGCCCGGCGCGAACGCTCAACCCAGTCCGATCCGATGGGCTTGCTGGTCGAGTATGTGCAAAGCCAACAAGAGACCGTTGCCGAACTGGGCCTTGAACATTTTCACCAGTTCAGCTTCGCCACCACCCGCCAGGCTGGCCTGACCGCAATGTTCGCTGCCGAACTCGCCCGCTGGTTCGCGCGGACCGAAAAGTCCGCCGCCGGACAACAATTATTGGCGGAAGCGGCTAACGCTTTCAGCGAGTGCAGCGGATCGGCGAAAAAGCTGCAATTCCAACTAGCCAGGGTCGCCGCCGGACGGCACCCCGATTTACAGGCGAGTGGCTCAACCATGCAACGAAGCTGGCAGCACGGTATGCGGCTCGTCCAGCAATGGGATGCGCTCGATGCCTGA
- a CDS encoding aminoacyl--tRNA ligase-related protein has translation MTLSIEEQRISFGRELIEAGWLIPTLADGVNGLGDPAEAVVEGLQAQASRIAKQQNYPALNTLRFPPVNSEQLLRRTDYVASFPQLMGLVSTFAGERKEHAALLAAAEAGESWQQQLEPSAFALIPAVCHPLYAHLEGRTVDGECYQLTGDCFRNEPSEDPFRMVAFRMREYVVLGSEAQARQHRDRWIELGEEMLSALGLEIVVESANDPFFGRAGRLLASGQREAKLKYELLTEVFPGHPTAIASGNWHQDHFGANFSITAADGSVAHSGCFGFGLERIMLALVARHGLELKDWPVPVRALLGL, from the coding sequence ATGACGCTCAGTATTGAAGAACAACGGATTTCTTTCGGCCGCGAGCTAATCGAAGCTGGCTGGCTGATCCCCACCCTGGCTGACGGGGTCAACGGCCTCGGCGATCCGGCCGAAGCAGTCGTGGAAGGTCTGCAAGCTCAAGCCTCGCGGATCGCGAAGCAGCAGAACTATCCGGCGCTGAACACTTTGCGGTTTCCGCCGGTGAATAGTGAGCAGTTGTTGCGCCGCACCGATTACGTAGCCTCCTTCCCGCAGCTAATGGGCCTGGTCAGTACCTTTGCCGGGGAGCGTAAAGAGCATGCTGCACTGCTAGCCGCCGCGGAGGCCGGGGAAAGCTGGCAGCAGCAACTTGAACCCAGCGCCTTCGCGCTGATCCCGGCCGTCTGCCACCCGCTCTATGCGCATTTGGAAGGTCGCACCGTTGACGGCGAGTGTTACCAACTCACCGGCGACTGTTTTCGAAATGAACCCTCCGAAGACCCGTTCCGAATGGTCGCATTCCGGATGCGCGAGTACGTAGTGCTCGGCAGCGAAGCACAGGCCCGGCAGCATCGTGATCGCTGGATCGAACTCGGTGAAGAGATGCTCTCAGCCCTTGGCTTGGAGATCGTGGTGGAAAGCGCCAACGACCCGTTCTTCGGTCGCGCCGGTCGGTTGCTAGCCTCAGGCCAGCGCGAAGCGAAACTCAAGTACGAGTTACTCACCGAAGTATTCCCGGGCCACCCCACCGCGATTGCCTCCGGGAACTGGCATCAAGATCACTTCGGGGCGAATTTTTCCATCACCGCCGCCGACGGCTCGGTAGCGCATAGTGGCTGTTTTGGTTTCGGTTTGGAACGAATCATGCTCGCCCTAGTCGCCCGGCATGGTCTGGAGCTCAAGGACTGGCCCGTCCCGGTCCGCGCCCTTCTCGGCCTCTAA
- a CDS encoding acyl-CoA dehydrogenase family protein gives MTELSGNASVAGEGSDFRRALTSMVAVAAENAADVDHNSRFPQEAIEAARNGSLLGAAVPSEFGGLGLNIAELCHIVEQLGRVCSSTGMVMAMHYIQVLCLSRHGRSEYLQQVLRRCAKEQLLLASATTEVNIGGDSRSSSCAVRALPEGQIELKKTCPVISYGRFADAILVTARRNEDAVASDQVLVYLPADDYQLNKTFDWDALGMRGTCSEGFEFAGITEQAGVLDDLFEKISAETMLPAAHTLWASVWYGMAAKAGENARTVVQRAARKNPENPPPSALRLAELEVSLQSMAELVRSAIARYQAGWQSPEVLESLQFAISMNTLKVASADLVRKIVGDAMLIVGIAGFANRSPLSLARLYRDSIAPSVMVNNDRIYNHTSTLLLVSRGER, from the coding sequence TTGACTGAGCTCTCCGGGAACGCTTCCGTTGCTGGGGAAGGTAGCGATTTCCGGAGAGCTCTTACCAGCATGGTCGCCGTTGCAGCAGAGAATGCCGCCGACGTCGACCACAACTCACGTTTTCCGCAGGAAGCTATTGAGGCGGCCCGCAACGGTTCGCTGCTCGGCGCCGCGGTGCCGAGCGAATTCGGCGGACTCGGCCTGAACATTGCCGAGCTTTGTCACATCGTTGAGCAATTAGGCCGGGTATGTTCTTCTACCGGCATGGTGATGGCAATGCACTATATCCAAGTACTCTGCCTGAGCCGGCACGGTCGCTCTGAGTACTTACAGCAGGTGCTGCGGCGCTGCGCCAAGGAACAACTGCTGCTGGCCTCGGCCACCACCGAGGTCAATATTGGCGGCGACAGCAGAAGCTCCTCATGCGCGGTACGGGCACTGCCGGAGGGCCAGATTGAACTGAAGAAGACCTGCCCGGTGATCTCCTACGGCCGGTTTGCGGACGCCATTCTGGTCACCGCTCGACGCAACGAGGATGCGGTAGCCAGCGATCAGGTTCTGGTTTACCTCCCGGCCGACGATTACCAGTTGAACAAGACCTTCGACTGGGACGCCCTTGGAATGCGAGGCACCTGCTCGGAAGGCTTCGAATTTGCCGGCATCACCGAGCAAGCCGGTGTGCTTGACGACTTATTCGAGAAGATTTCCGCCGAGACCATGCTGCCGGCCGCACATACTCTCTGGGCGTCAGTGTGGTACGGGATGGCCGCGAAAGCGGGCGAGAATGCCCGCACCGTGGTGCAGCGCGCAGCGCGAAAGAACCCAGAAAACCCGCCGCCTTCGGCGCTACGACTAGCCGAGCTAGAGGTCAGCCTGCAGTCGATGGCCGAGCTGGTGCGCTCCGCTATTGCGCGCTATCAGGCGGGTTGGCAGTCCCCTGAGGTGCTGGAATCGCTGCAATTCGCTATTTCAATGAATACTCTCAAGGTGGCTTCCGCGGATCTGGTCCGCAAGATCGTCGGCGATGCCATGCTGATAGTAGGTATCGCTGGCTTCGCCAACCGTTCACCGCTGAGTTTGGCCCGGCTTTACCGAGACAGCATCGCCCCCTCAGTGATGGTCAATAATGACCGGATCTACAATCACACCTCGACCCTCTTGTTAGTCTCCCGAGGAGAACGATGA
- a CDS encoding acyl carrier protein — translation MESVLGEKIREILANHGKLAVDIAEITDTSDLYAAGMTSHASVNVMLALEDTFDLEFPEKMLTKATFSSVQSIAEALTEIGLD, via the coding sequence ATGGAATCCGTTCTCGGAGAAAAGATTCGCGAGATTCTCGCCAACCACGGCAAGCTGGCGGTGGATATTGCGGAGATCACCGACACCAGCGATCTCTACGCCGCTGGCATGACCTCGCACGCCAGCGTCAATGTGATGCTGGCCCTGGAAGATACGTTCGACCTGGAGTTCCCCGAGAAAATGCTCACCAAAGCAACTTTCTCCTCGGTGCAGAGCATTGCCGAAGCTTTAACGGAGATCGGCCTTGACTGA
- a CDS encoding alpha/beta hydrolase produces the protein MSRQPMRYRLSWLSVLAVTFLALAVSGCTAVNANSLDQQLKDAPFLNAADFNSAHNGITVLSAAKIGAHSFDLHVSTAAVADGATSEGNGIRITLPLGYQPTRHYPVLYLLAGTSPDSSYQDWFNKADIESILGDREQIVVMPDDGIAGWYTDWSAPSELAQNWQHYHLDQLVPWVDSHLSTLAERSGRTVAGASAGGYGAIRYAEERPELFSFAISISGALDLGLPALRQLIQDESKHLTGNPNMIFGDGSSTSEAQWQAHDPLTKLGALKATKIALYAGQGSPGTDYNDAQQLEWQLKQSGKAFSERASQLGVQLVNELGKALPGCDGGHNWACWSAALRELLPELDHQTL, from the coding sequence ATGAGTCGCCAGCCAATGCGGTATCGCCTTAGCTGGCTATCAGTGCTCGCCGTAACGTTTCTTGCGCTGGCCGTTTCTGGTTGCACGGCCGTCAATGCGAATTCACTCGATCAGCAACTCAAGGATGCGCCCTTTCTGAACGCAGCCGACTTCAACAGCGCCCACAACGGGATTACCGTGCTGAGCGCCGCTAAGATCGGCGCTCACAGTTTCGATCTGCATGTGAGTACCGCCGCAGTTGCGGACGGTGCAACCTCAGAGGGCAATGGCATCCGAATCACCCTCCCCCTCGGATATCAGCCGACTCGGCATTACCCGGTGCTCTATTTACTGGCCGGAACCAGCCCGGACAGCTCCTATCAGGACTGGTTTAATAAAGCTGATATTGAGTCAATACTTGGTGATCGAGAGCAGATCGTGGTGATGCCTGACGATGGCATTGCAGGTTGGTACACGGACTGGAGCGCCCCTTCGGAGCTCGCTCAAAACTGGCAGCACTATCACCTGGATCAGCTCGTTCCATGGGTCGACAGTCACCTCAGCACGCTCGCCGAACGCTCCGGACGGACCGTGGCCGGGGCATCAGCCGGAGGCTATGGAGCTATTCGCTACGCCGAGGAACGCCCTGAGTTGTTCTCCTTCGCCATCAGCATCTCCGGCGCCCTTGATCTGGGCTTACCCGCTCTTCGTCAACTCATTCAGGACGAATCAAAGCATCTCACCGGTAATCCGAATATGATCTTCGGCGATGGCTCTTCAACCTCGGAGGCGCAGTGGCAGGCGCACGATCCGCTCACTAAACTGGGTGCGCTCAAAGCCACCAAGATCGCCCTCTATGCCGGGCAGGGCAGTCCCGGGACTGACTACAACGATGCGCAGCAACTTGAGTGGCAGCTGAAGCAAAGCGGCAAAGCCTTCAGCGAGCGAGCCAGCCAGTTGGGTGTTCAGCTGGTAAATGAACTGGGCAAGGCGCTTCCAGGCTGCGACGGCGGGCATAATTGGGCTTGTTGGAGCGCCGCGTTGCGCGAGCTGTTACCCGAGCTCGATCACCAAACTCTTTAA
- a CDS encoding glycosyltransferase gives MVRSRLDPTKRVLHITEAMGGGVASALFDYLRSTPELEHHLLYVSRAETSALGAQWKELFTSVQELPQGQLNRIRKVRSRIKELKPGVVHSHSSFAGFYARLAAAKSASLRQVHTPHCYAFERLDLKRPLRLALRLIEWTLSFNTTVLAGCSPRETALGARRFLSPQRSYLPNLAPELPIRQQTADSVSVRTEVLRVTGAGRLGAQKDPELFISAIQQLRQAGNRVVASWVGGGDPVLVDRLNRAGVQVTGWLPRPEALERLADNDVYLHTAAWEGFPLAVLEASALHLATVVRDIAAFQGLGLPAKITESSELPGLWEQLRDPIFRAELVAQTRYALRSNTRSAQRQALLEAYAIEAESGLTGSAEPTSTEARSVAHSGGSR, from the coding sequence ATGGTGCGGTCTAGGCTCGATCCGACAAAGCGTGTTTTGCATATTACCGAGGCGATGGGTGGTGGGGTTGCCTCAGCACTTTTTGATTATCTACGCAGTACCCCCGAGCTCGAACATCACCTGCTGTATGTGAGTCGCGCGGAAACCTCGGCCTTGGGTGCGCAGTGGAAAGAATTGTTTACCAGCGTTCAGGAGTTGCCCCAGGGGCAACTCAACCGAATTCGGAAAGTGCGCTCCAGGATCAAGGAGCTCAAGCCTGGGGTAGTTCATTCGCATTCGTCCTTCGCCGGGTTCTACGCCCGGCTGGCGGCCGCGAAATCGGCCAGCTTACGTCAAGTACACACCCCGCATTGCTATGCCTTCGAACGCTTAGATCTTAAGAGGCCACTGCGGCTCGCATTGCGGCTGATTGAGTGGACGCTGAGCTTCAATACCACTGTGCTAGCTGGTTGCTCACCGCGGGAAACGGCGCTCGGAGCACGCCGCTTCCTTTCGCCGCAGCGTAGCTATCTGCCGAATCTGGCACCAGAGTTGCCGATCCGTCAGCAAACAGCGGATTCGGTTTCGGTGCGCACCGAGGTGCTGCGGGTCACCGGAGCCGGACGGCTGGGGGCGCAGAAAGATCCAGAGTTATTCATCTCCGCAATCCAGCAGCTCAGGCAAGCCGGCAATCGGGTAGTTGCCAGTTGGGTCGGTGGTGGTGACCCCGTTTTGGTTGACCGGTTGAATAGGGCTGGCGTCCAGGTCACCGGATGGCTGCCCCGGCCGGAGGCGCTCGAGCGTCTTGCCGATAACGATGTCTACTTGCACACAGCAGCCTGGGAAGGCTTCCCGCTAGCCGTGCTTGAAGCGAGTGCCCTGCACCTCGCCACCGTGGTGCGCGATATTGCCGCTTTCCAAGGACTCGGGCTGCCGGCGAAAATTACCGAAAGCAGCGAGCTGCCCGGCCTTTGGGAGCAACTCCGGGACCCGATATTTCGAGCCGAGCTGGTAGCGCAAACCCGCTATGCGCTACGTTCGAACACCCGGTCAGCGCAGCGGCAGGCCCTTCTCGAAGCCTATGCGATCGAGGCCGAATCAGGGCTTACCGGCAGCGCAGAACCTACCTCAACCGAGGCGAGGAGCGTTGCGCACTCGGGCGGATCTCGATGA
- a CDS encoding sugar transferase codes for MTQLDERRNTSHAPARTLRHERNSSSLGQRIPATALAAKRQRHSARFIELLVVLDLGIILAVMLGSLVWPFADAQQFWLTAAAVLAWLIALTAIKGFSKERVGLPRPLLSVWACSLVLAGANLINLFENRDIVLHRAMITVLVITGLDILGRLILKQFRSNHVISVVDEKQHASSGSDSRREVHPFVLTEELRSNPDELLRKLSNYIRFTKATAVELPVGLNISQELINMLSWELRKKHVAIRMVLGGQTISASRMRARSEGSKTIIEIDAPYQHLGTRVGKRVMDIVGSGLLIIAFSPLFLVLAIIVKLSSPGPVMYRQERIGIDERPFNILKFRSMVVGADAQLQALLKAQGSSDKPLFKVDSDPRITRIGGVMRRLSLDELPQLFNVFGGSMSLVGPRPQRPAEVALYDQAAKQRLGVLPGMTGMWQISGRSRLSWEQAIALDRYYAQNWSLSQDLKILARTVSAVVRGDGAV; via the coding sequence ATGACGCAGCTCGATGAGCGAAGGAACACTTCGCACGCTCCTGCGCGTACCTTGCGCCACGAACGAAACAGTTCATCGCTTGGCCAACGCATTCCGGCGACCGCACTCGCCGCGAAACGGCAACGCCATTCGGCGAGGTTTATCGAGCTGCTCGTGGTGCTGGACCTTGGCATCATCCTCGCGGTGATGCTGGGATCATTAGTATGGCCTTTTGCCGATGCCCAGCAGTTCTGGTTGACCGCAGCGGCCGTGTTGGCCTGGCTTATCGCGCTCACCGCGATTAAAGGATTTTCCAAAGAGAGAGTCGGGCTACCCCGTCCACTACTTTCAGTCTGGGCCTGCAGCCTGGTCTTAGCCGGCGCCAATCTGATCAATCTGTTCGAAAACCGCGATATCGTGCTGCACCGCGCGATGATCACGGTGCTAGTGATCACCGGCTTGGATATCCTCGGCCGGCTGATACTGAAACAGTTCCGCAGCAACCATGTGATCTCGGTGGTGGATGAGAAGCAGCACGCCAGCTCCGGCTCGGATTCGCGTCGTGAAGTTCACCCCTTCGTGCTGACCGAGGAACTAAGAAGCAATCCGGACGAATTGCTCCGCAAACTGAGCAATTACATCCGCTTCACCAAAGCTACCGCGGTTGAACTGCCGGTTGGCCTGAACATCAGCCAAGAACTGATCAATATGCTCAGCTGGGAACTGCGCAAGAAACACGTCGCTATCCGGATGGTGCTGGGCGGCCAAACAATTAGTGCTAGCCGAATGCGGGCCCGCAGCGAAGGCTCAAAGACCATCATCGAGATCGACGCCCCCTATCAGCACCTGGGCACTCGGGTCGGCAAACGAGTTATGGACATCGTGGGCTCCGGCCTGCTGATCATTGCTTTCTCGCCGCTTTTCTTGGTGCTCGCGATCATCGTCAAACTCAGCAGTCCGGGGCCGGTAATGTACCGGCAAGAGCGGATTGGCATTGACGAGCGTCCCTTCAATATCTTGAAGTTCCGTTCCATGGTGGTCGGAGCTGACGCTCAGCTGCAGGCGCTTTTGAAAGCTCAGGGCAGCTCCGATAAACCGCTGTTCAAGGTCGATTCAGATCCTCGAATCACTCGTATCGGCGGCGTAATGCGTCGACTCTCCCTCGATGAGCTACCCCAGCTCTTCAATGTCTTTGGTGGCTCGATGTCATTGGTCGGCCCCCGGCCGCAGCGACCGGCCGAGGTGGCGCTCTACGACCAGGCAGCGAAACAGCGCCTTGGCGTGCTGCCAGGAATGACCGGAATGTGGCAGATCAGCGGCCGTTCCCGGTTGAGCTGGGAGCAAGCCATCGCACTGGATCGTTACTACGCGCAGAACTGGAGCCTCAGTCAGGATCTGAAGATTCTAGCCCGGACCGTTTCCGCGGTGGTCAGGGGCGATGGTGCGGTCTAG